In Silene latifolia isolate original U9 population chromosome 3, ASM4854445v1, whole genome shotgun sequence, a single window of DNA contains:
- the LOC141648526 gene encoding uncharacterized protein LOC141648526 — translation MGAICQGSSARLEEILESDDGARLVNLFRDHPADLETINSLVNECVESGASKCLIALIRGQVCNIHPTFNTENLPDSGMTALAYVAHSCPDPEVINLMLTKCGGACLANLGCTIGLAHGLPIHFLLVNLSIMDHLFLWYRGTSLLKLIILLCHWKTKPILDSLRVLVKYTDSINDIAWTMLKNGGLRQFTALLLIAREKVIAPFDTGLTIHAYITAEIDSFPEGELDNEQEEHKCIFMDARTLLTIFEITGDDLSSYCSSMYKSVPIEEVMSDVSNLLIKNQVLVAYHDTDLAECWEDGGWGNPLVMHFECAHQNPTFTAESAVHPSDPSNYHIDMWRCKRETSMPIPKHACLQQRLYTTGACQARKISKSSLHTGVGPLPQHLGFITRKFINRVRFL, via the exons ATGGGTGCTATTTGTCAAGGATCATCTGCTAGGCTTGAAGAAATCCTTGAATCAGATGATGGGGCTCGTCTTGTGAATTTGTTTCGAGATCACCCTGCTGATCTCGAGACAATCAACTCCTTGGTGAATGAGTGTGTAGAATCCGGTGCATCAAAGTGTTTGATTGCCTTGATCCGTGGACAAGTTTGTAATATACATCCTACATTTAATACTGAAAATTTGCCTGATAGTGGCATGACTGCCCTTGCCTATGTTGCTCATAGCTGCCCTGATCCCGAAGTTATTAACCTAATGCTCACAAAGTGTGGTGGTGCTTGTCTCGCGAATCTCGGTTGCACCATTGGTTTGGCCCATGGGCTTCCAATTCATTTTCTTCTTGTTAATTTGAG CATAATGGATCACCTATTCCTCTGGTATAGAGGCACTTCCCTCCTCAAACTTATTATTTTACTCTGCCACTGGAAAACG AAACCAATCTTGGATTCTTTGCGAGTGCTTGTTAAATACACTGATTCAATCAATGATATTGCCTGGACTATGTTAAAGAACGGAGGGTTAAGACAGTTTACAGCTCTGCTTTTGATTGCTCGTGAGAAGGTTATAGCTCCGTTTGATACAG GTTTGACGATACACGCGTACATAACCGCAGAAATTGACTCATTCCCAGAAGGTGAACTTGACAATGAGCAAGAGGAACACAAATGTATATTCATGGATGCTCGGACATTACTAACTATCTTTGAGATTACTGGTGATGATCTGAGCTCATATTGTAGCTCGATGTACAAATCC GTTCCGATAGAAGAAGTGATGAGCGATGTTTCTAACTTGTTGATCAAAAATCAAGTCCTTGTAGCGTATCATGATACCGATTTAGCCGAATGTTG GGAAGATGGTGGTTGGGGAAATCCATTAGTTATGCATTTTGAAT GCGCCCACCAAAATCCGACGTTCACCGCTGAGTCAGCAGTACACCCCTCAGATCCCTCAAATTATCACATT GATATGTGGAGGTGCAAGAGGGAAACATCTATGCCAATTCCAAAACATGCATGTTTGCAGCAACGACTTTACACCACCGGAGCTTGTCAAGCCAGGAAGATAAGCAAGTCTTCTCTGCATACTGGTGTCGGCCCTTTGCCTCAACATTTGGGTTTTATCACTCGGAAATTTATTAATAGGGTCAGATTTCTGTGA
- the LOC141648524 gene encoding uncharacterized protein LOC141648524 produces MDILERPFFHDKYLYDEIEKIIECDDKERFLSLISKFPDSVCMRVVEDCAFFHARKCLLAIIEGEVSISALEIYAKFVPHFPETPTPLAVVARFFHEAYDIIELLLKRGPVEHAKIKGYAFQSVFYDDAPCAYPLDHLLTSLSDESHLYPWAPGTSLNKLIILLCQWETNASLKSARLLAPHTDGINVIAWTYVRDGRLVSLAALLLVAREKVFVPFDSGLTIRQRIVEIVDALHREGDLDHEAVKYQSMLVEARELLDIFERAGDALSLYCSSMHEYVPPHKVLIDVANLLKKTGHTLRPMDLDLRDCFRKCPEVKKASLFKLSDPESPSNKYLLPPSLTRAQSFCATGRSYPSVGDCQLFHKLKSGPMLNFLPSASVPRLLRTAASQVEDTVLGNSQKHFAYIAFLFKRGIKFSI; encoded by the exons ATGGATATCTTGGAACGACCCTTTTTTCACGACAAATACCTGTATGATGAAATAGAGAAGATTATCGAATGTGATGACAAAGAACGCTTCTTGTCGTTGATCTCAAAATTTCCTGATTCTGTATGCATGCGCGTGGTGGAGGATTGTGCATTCTTTCATGCCAGAAAGTGTTTGCTTGCAATAATCGAAGGGGAGGTGTCCATATCTGCCCTTGAAATTTACGCGaaatttgtacctcactttcccgAAACACCCACACCTCTTGCGGTTGTTGCTAGATTCTTCCACGAAGCTTATGATATTATTGAACTATTGCTCAAGCGAGGCCCAGTGGAGCATGCCAAAATTAAGGGTTATGCGTTTCAATCGGTTTTTTATGATGATGCTCCATGTGCCTATCCGCTAGATCATTTGCTCACGTCTTTGAG TGATGAATCGCATCTGTACCCATGGGCTCCAGGCACTTCTCTCAACAAACTTATTATTTTACTTTGCCAGTGGGAGACG AACGCAAGTCTGAAAAGTGCACGGTTGCTTGCTCCACACACTGATGGGATCAACGTTATTGCATGGACATATGTTAGAGATGGAAGATTGGTATCATTGGCAGCTTTGCTTCTTGTGGCTCGAGAAAAGGTCTTTGTTCCATTTGACTCGG GCTTGACAATTAGACAACGCATTGTGGAAATTGTGGATGCATTGCATCGCGAGGGTGATCTTGACCATGAAGCAGTTAAATATCAGTCGATGCTTGTAGAAGCCCGCGAGTTGCTTGATATTTTTGAGAGAGCTGGTGATGCCTTGAGCTTATATTGTAGTTCAATGCATGAATAT GTTCCTCCACATAAAGTATTGATTGATGTTGCTAATCTGCTTAAGAAGACTGGTCATACACTGCGGCCGATGGACCTTGACCTTAGAGATTGTTTCAG GAAATGCCCTGAGGTGAAAAAAGCAAGTTTGTTCAAACTTTCAG ATCCGGAAAGCCCAAGCAACAAGTACCTTTTACCTCCGTCTCTTACTCGGGCCCAAAGTTTTTGTGCAACAGGTCGCAGTTATCCTAGT GTTGGAGATTGCCAGTTATTTCACAAGCTTAAGTCAGGTCCAATGCTAAATTTTTTGCCTTCTGCTTCTGTGCCACGACTGCTCAGAACGGCAGCTAGCCAAGTCGAAGATACTGTTTTGGGAAATTCACAAAAGCATTTTGCGTACATTGCCTTTCTATTTAAGAGAGGGATTAAGTTTTCTATTTAG
- the LOC141648520 gene encoding protein CHROMATIN REMODELING 35-like, with protein MENGVNEACTDYYPVSHKRLKLFTDRGEDTTVTDYSDPFVVPDLMENLKSGKYGSVTKDVQALIKRKMEMLNSFVNLYPQLEGSPSPSNHVIIADSDEENNAEQISVVPVPTIELFTDHLQVDTQKNSDAVNNKPEKVNKIKDKGLYIGVEDESDELSDGDDGSRAEDDGLSDIWKQMGFALETSKDVSVDISPDDTKEEEEEDDEGCAHSFVLKDDLGDVCRVCGIVKRAIENIFDFQYMKASRRRTYRSDSRASKEFENLGTYVDGTKLNGHDLAITDISPHPRHKKVMKAHQLEGFNFLLGNLVIENPGGCILAHAPGSGKTFMIISFMQSFLAKYPDARPLVVLPKGILPTWRNEFRRWQVEDVPLLDFYSSKAENRSQQSQVLKQWVSQRSILFLGYQQFSIIVSDNRSCKATSYCRDVLLKCPTIMILDEGHNPRNDNTDMLNTLAMVQTPRKVVLSGTLYQNHVKEVFTILNLVRPKFLKLESSQTIMKRILSRVSFDGLKKNLKGNSESNFFDLVEHTLQQDSDFKRKEVVIKDLREMTSGVLHYYRGDFLDDLPGLLDFTVLLKLKPLQKRLVQHLEKTEKVSFRKSSMGCAVYTHPILKQFSNRKGGAERNSLPSNETIDELVNREDWREGVKAKFFFNVLGLCESTNEKLLVFSQYLLPLKFLERMAICKKGYRVGTEIFMITGDTSAEQRETSTEQFNTSAHARVFFGSIKACGEGISLVGASRVIILDVHLNPSVSRQALGRAFRPGQVNKVYVYRLVAADSPEEKDHLICFKKEQIAKRWFEWNEYSGNQEFELEKVDPKNCGDMFLESDAITSDIQSLYTR; from the exons ATGGAGAATGGAGTTAATGAAGCTTGTACAG ATTATTATCCTGTCAGTCATAAAAGGCTGAAGTTATTCACTGATAGAGGAGAAGATACTACAGTCACTGACTATTCTGACCCGTTTGTAGTTCCGGATTTAATGGAGAACCTGAAATCTGGTAAATATGGAAGTGTAACAAAAGACGTGCAAGCCTTGATCAAGCGAAAGATGGAAATGCTGAACTCTTTTGTCAATTTGTATCCTCAATTGGAGGGTAGTCCTAGTCCTTCTAATCATGTCATCATAGCTGACTCGGATGAAGAGAATAATGCAGAACAGATTTCTGTCGTCCCTGTGCCCACCATTGAACTTTTTACAGACCACTTACAG GTTGATACTCAAAAGAATAGCGATGCTGTTAACAACAAGCCTGAAAAAGTTAACAAGATTAAAGACAAAGGTCTCTACATTGGTGTTGAGGATGAATCCGATGAACTGAGTGATGGAGATGATGGGTCTAGAGCTGAAGACGACGGGTTGTCAGATATATGGAAGCAGATGGGTTTTGCATTAGAAACTTCCAAG gATGTTTCTGTTGATATTTCACCTGATGATacaaaggaggaggaggaggaggacgacgaGGGATGTGCTCACTCATTTGTCCTGAAAGATGATCTTGGGGATGTGTGCCGTGTTTGTGGCATCGTTAAGAGGGCCATTGAGAATATATTTGATTTCCAGTACATGAAG GCTTCTCGTAGAAGAACTTATCGATCTGATTCTAGGGCTAGCAAAGAATTTGAGAACCTAGGGACCTATGTGGATGGTACGAAGTTAAATGGACATGATCTGGCTATAACCGATATCTCTCCGCATCCAAGACATAAGAAGGTTATGAAGGCACATCAATTAGAAGGATTTAATTTCTTACTTGGAAACTTAGTAATTGAAAATCCCGGCGGATGCATCTTGGCTCATGCTCCTGGTTCAGGGAAAACATTCATGATAATTAGTTTCATGCAAAGTTTTCTCGCCAAATATCCCGATGCTAGGCCATTAGTAGTGCTGCCAAAGGGTATCCTACCAACCTGGAGGAACGAATTTCGTAGATGGCAAGTTGAGGACGTCCCTCTTCTCGACTTCTATTCCTCAAAGGCGGAGAACCGGTCTCAACAAAGTCAAGTGTTAAAACAATGGGTTAGCCAGAGAAGTATACTGTTTTTGGGATATCAGCAGTTCTCCATTATTGTCTCAGATAATCGGTCATGTAAGGCAACTTCTTATTGTCGTGACGTTTTATTGAAATGTCCGACAATTATGATCCTGGATGAAGGCCACAATCCAAGAAATGATAACACCGACATGCTAAACACCCTTGCTATGGTCCAGACACCTAGGAAGGTGGTGTTGTCAGGCACTCTTTACCAAAATCATGTCAAAGAGGTCTTCACAATCTTGAATCTCGTTCGGCCAAAGTTTCTCAAACTTGAATCGTCTCAGACTATTATGAAACGCATCTTAAGCCGGGTTTCATTTGACGGGCTCAAGAAAAATTTGAAAGGGAATTCCGAAAGTAACTTTTTTGACCTTGTAGAGCACACCCTACAACAAGATTCGGATTTTAAAAGGAAGGAAGTTGTCATAAAGGACCTGAGGGAGATGACCAGCGGTGTCTTGCACTACTACCGAGGAGACTTTCTAGATGATCTCCCCGGCCTCCTTGACTTCACCGTTCTGCTTAAGCTCAAGCCTCTACAAAAGCGTCTTGTTCAACACCTCGAGAAGACTGAAAAGGTGTCATTCAGGAAAAGCTCAATGGGCTGTGCCGTTTACACCCACCCAATCCTAAAGCAGTTTTCAAACAGAAAAGGCGGGGCTGAAAGAAACTCGCTTCCTTCCAATGAGACGATTGATGAGCTGGTGAATAGGGAAGATTGGAGAGAGGGTGTGAAAGCGAAGTTCTTTTTCAATGTGTTGGGTCTTTGTGAGAGTACCAATGAGAAATTACTTGTCTTTAGCCAGTACCTCCTCCCACTGAAGTTTCTAGAACGAATGGCGATTTGCAAGAAAGGGTATCGTGTTGGTACGGAGATATTCATGATAACTGGAGATACCTCGGCTGAGCAACGAGAGACTTCAACAGAGCAATTTAACACATCTGCACACGCACGAGTTTTCTTTGGGTCTATTAAAGCTTGTGGGGAAGGCATCTCATTGGTGGGAGCCTCACGTGTTATAATACTCGATGTGCACTTAAATCCATCCGTCTCAAGGCAAGCACTAGGTCGTGCGTTTAGGCCCGGACAAGTGAATAAGGTATATGTCTATAGGCTTGTTGCTGCCGACTCCCCTGAAGAAAAAGATCATCTCATTTGTTTCAAGAAAGAACAAATTGCTAAAAGGTGGTTCGAATGGAATGAGTACAGCGGAAACCAAGAGTTTGAGTTGGAGAAAGTTGATCctaaaaactgtggtgatatGTTTCTTGAGAGCGATGCCATAACCTCCGACATCCAGTCATTATACACCAG GTAA